A single Brevundimonas sp. SL130 DNA region contains:
- a CDS encoding methyl-accepting chemotaxis protein yields the protein MNPKNIPMQRKLAIAFALLLTVAAAMIGAVFFQLSEMKTAAELNAESKAIIDRTHVAEKGFIRLNSQMRGVLLTGNADYLDVYKTGWEQFEESVAALQASNLTAEEKALVDKAQQDAMAWRTEFGTPLTEAALDLARIEAARRVVIDSGDKVRVTHITKSITQVRDIEVERMNLRDAEQASAITASFLALAVGGLILVAAAVFLGVQLSILMVAPVRRMTGAMSAMAQGKLDVAIPDTDRKDEVGAMAQAMQIFRDNGLRAKTLEQEAESMRDESETERRRREAAAQQEATENAVVIESLGKGLSALAEGDLIYRIDAPFPERSEILKTDFNRSIARLEETVTGVLGSVHGIDSGAGEISQASDDLSRRTEQQAASLEETAAALDEITATVRMTAEGATKAAEVTSGARQSAEASGAVVMNAVQAMQKIEGGSRQISQIVGVIDEIAFQTNLLALNAGVEAARAGESGRGFAVVASEVRALAQRSAEAAKEIKTLISSSGSEVENGVRLVSEAGSALQAIASQVNDISALVVEIAASAKEQATGLHEINIAVNQMDQVTQQNAAMVEEATAASNSLRQETAELSAQVSFFRVSGGKSGAKASAARGAPASPPSRAAPRVEQRVVKVANGRDLTVGSGSDGWEEF from the coding sequence ATGAATCCGAAGAACATTCCGATGCAGCGGAAGCTGGCGATCGCCTTCGCCCTTTTGCTGACTGTGGCCGCCGCGATGATCGGCGCCGTGTTCTTCCAACTGTCAGAGATGAAAACGGCCGCCGAGCTGAACGCTGAGAGTAAAGCGATCATCGATCGCACCCACGTTGCAGAGAAGGGCTTCATTCGTCTGAACTCGCAGATGCGGGGCGTCCTGCTAACCGGCAATGCTGATTATCTCGACGTGTATAAAACCGGCTGGGAGCAGTTCGAAGAGTCCGTCGCCGCCCTTCAAGCGTCCAATCTCACCGCCGAAGAGAAGGCGCTGGTCGATAAGGCTCAGCAGGATGCGATGGCCTGGCGCACCGAGTTCGGAACGCCGCTGACTGAGGCCGCGCTTGATTTGGCGCGTATCGAGGCTGCGCGTCGCGTCGTGATCGACTCGGGCGACAAGGTTCGCGTGACCCACATCACCAAGTCCATTACTCAGGTTCGAGACATCGAAGTCGAGCGGATGAACCTGCGCGACGCCGAACAGGCTTCGGCGATCACGGCCTCCTTCCTCGCCCTGGCTGTCGGCGGGTTGATCCTGGTCGCGGCCGCCGTCTTCCTGGGCGTGCAACTGTCGATCCTGATGGTCGCCCCGGTGCGCCGCATGACCGGCGCCATGTCGGCCATGGCGCAGGGCAAGCTGGACGTCGCTATCCCCGACACGGACCGTAAGGACGAGGTCGGGGCCATGGCCCAAGCCATGCAGATCTTCCGCGACAACGGTCTTCGCGCCAAGACGCTGGAGCAGGAAGCGGAATCGATGCGCGACGAGTCTGAGACCGAACGTCGTCGCCGCGAGGCCGCCGCGCAGCAGGAGGCGACTGAAAACGCCGTCGTTATCGAAAGCCTGGGCAAGGGCCTGTCCGCCCTTGCCGAAGGTGACCTGATCTATCGCATCGACGCGCCCTTCCCCGAGCGCAGCGAAATTCTGAAGACCGACTTCAACCGCTCGATCGCCCGTCTTGAAGAGACCGTCACCGGAGTGCTCGGTTCGGTCCATGGCATCGACTCCGGCGCCGGCGAGATCAGCCAGGCGTCCGACGACCTGTCGCGCCGCACCGAACAACAGGCCGCCAGCCTGGAAGAAACCGCCGCTGCGCTGGATGAGATCACCGCGACTGTGCGCATGACCGCCGAGGGCGCCACCAAGGCGGCCGAGGTCACCAGCGGCGCCCGCCAAAGCGCCGAGGCGTCGGGCGCGGTCGTCATGAACGCCGTCCAGGCCATGCAGAAGATCGAGGGCGGATCGCGTCAGATCAGCCAGATCGTCGGCGTCATCGACGAGATCGCCTTCCAGACCAACCTGCTGGCTCTGAACGCCGGGGTCGAGGCTGCGCGCGCCGGCGAATCCGGCCGCGGCTTCGCCGTCGTCGCCTCCGAAGTGCGGGCCCTGGCTCAGCGCTCGGCCGAGGCGGCCAAGGAGATCAAGACCCTGATCAGCAGCTCGGGCTCAGAGGTCGAGAACGGCGTCCGCCTGGTCAGCGAGGCCGGGTCGGCGCTGCAGGCCATCGCATCCCAGGTCAACGACATCAGCGCCCTGGTGGTGGAGATCGCAGCATCCGCCAAGGAACAGGCCACCGGCCTGCACGAGATCAATATCGCCGTGAACCAGATGGATCAGGTGACGCAACAAAACGCCGCCATGGTGGAAGAGGCTACAGCGGCGAGCAACTCGCTGCGCCAGGAAACGGCTGAACTGTCGGCCCAGGTGTCCTTCTTTCGGGTTTCAGGTGGAAAGTCTGGCGCCAAGGCTT
- a CDS encoding OprO/OprP family phosphate-selective porin has translation MMIQRALLAGVGFAALSTSAFAQSATPSADEISALRAQVQALSARLEQLEAQSHAPAPAAAPAVAGTPPPVAVTPRPAAQAAAAPSPVDWASGVPELRSPDGSFTFKPRMRVTADLSNTFGSDFDGRNLTTTELRGLRIGGQGKIAGGFTYWIEADLADNAVSIANAFMAYNAKLGGRDLEVSMGQRLNDRGVEGGTAEDVVPFLERSLMVSTVGPERGAYGVGVSSKLTGSVWHASLSLTGDAISGGTTNDSVTLMGRTHWSPFKTDAGFLHLGGWGFVEDLTPNASVAARSLVVTSRGNDNLRLSSGAYADPKGSKGLGLELGGVHRSGWLMAEGGRRVLETAARDYDQDAYSISAGFFITGEKPPLSARTGTWSRPKVLNPLGTDGYGALEVVGRYDTADYSDNPTGGEADSWLLGVNWYPTNNTRISTHWSAWSIDNKTGTYVGDDSGNTVTVRVQTAF, from the coding sequence ATGATGATTCAACGCGCCCTGCTGGCGGGCGTCGGCTTCGCCGCCCTCAGCACTTCGGCATTCGCGCAATCGGCGACGCCGTCGGCAGATGAAATCTCGGCCCTGCGTGCACAGGTGCAGGCCTTGTCGGCGCGTCTGGAGCAACTGGAAGCCCAGTCGCACGCTCCGGCCCCGGCGGCGGCGCCTGCTGTTGCGGGTACGCCGCCTCCTGTCGCTGTGACGCCGCGTCCGGCCGCTCAGGCCGCCGCCGCGCCTTCCCCCGTCGATTGGGCCTCGGGCGTGCCCGAGCTGCGCAGCCCTGACGGCAGCTTCACCTTCAAGCCTCGGATGCGCGTCACTGCCGATTTGTCGAACACTTTCGGTTCGGATTTCGACGGCCGGAACCTGACGACGACCGAATTGCGTGGCCTGCGTATCGGCGGTCAGGGCAAGATCGCCGGCGGGTTCACCTACTGGATTGAAGCCGATCTCGCAGACAACGCCGTCAGCATCGCCAACGCTTTCATGGCCTATAACGCCAAACTGGGCGGTCGCGACTTGGAAGTGTCCATGGGCCAACGCCTGAACGACCGCGGCGTCGAAGGCGGCACGGCGGAGGATGTCGTTCCCTTCCTGGAGCGCAGCCTGATGGTCTCGACCGTCGGGCCGGAGCGCGGCGCCTACGGCGTCGGCGTTTCGTCTAAGCTGACCGGCAGCGTTTGGCACGCCTCCTTGTCGCTGACCGGCGACGCCATCAGCGGCGGCACGACGAATGACTCCGTCACCCTGATGGGCCGCACCCACTGGTCGCCGTTCAAGACGGACGCCGGCTTCCTACACCTCGGCGGGTGGGGCTTTGTCGAGGATCTGACGCCTAACGCCTCGGTGGCGGCGCGCAGCCTGGTTGTCACCTCGCGCGGCAACGACAATCTGCGCCTGTCGTCCGGCGCCTACGCCGATCCCAAGGGCAGCAAGGGTCTCGGCCTGGAACTGGGCGGCGTGCACCGCTCGGGCTGGCTGATGGCCGAAGGCGGACGTCGCGTGCTCGAAACGGCGGCCCGTGATTACGACCAGGACGCCTACAGCATCTCGGCCGGCTTCTTCATCACCGGCGAAAAGCCGCCCCTGTCGGCCCGAACGGGCACCTGGTCACGCCCCAAGGTCCTGAACCCGCTGGGGACCGACGGCTATGGCGCGCTTGAGGTTGTCGGCCGTTACGACACGGCCGACTACAGCGACAATCCCACGGGCGGTGAAGCCGATTCCTGGCTGTTGGGCGTCAACTGGTACCCGACCAACAACACGCGCATCTCCACCCATTGGAGCGCCTGGTCGATCGATAACAAGACCGGGACCTATGTCGGCGACGACAGCGGAAATACGGTCACTGTTCGCGTCCAGACGGCCTTCTAA
- a CDS encoding dicarboxylate/amino acid:cation symporter produces the protein MIALPSAAEPAVRRPFYRHLYFQVLTAIVAGAVIGHFWPSFGEGLKPLGDAFIKLVKMIIAPVIFLTIVTGIAGMSDIGRVGRVAAKAFAYFLTFSTLALILGLVIANIVQPGRGLNIDPATLDVGAVAKYSEQAHETTITGFLMGIIPDTMVSAFSEGNILQVLFVSVLFGLALAMVGDVGKPVLNFLESISHAFFKLVAILMKAAPIGAFGAFAFTIGKYGIGSIANLAALVATFYLTAIVFVVGVLGLVGWANGFNILKLIRYLKEELLLVLGTSSSEAALPSLLTKMERAGASKSVVGLVVPTGYSFNLDGTNIYMTMAALFIAQALNIDLTLEQQVLLLLVAMLSSKGAAGITGAGFITLAATLSVVPTVPVAGMALILGIDRFMSECRALTNFIGNAVATIVVARWEGELDRDALKAALNGPAQPIAAQPDPAAGPGDKDLVTAD, from the coding sequence GTGATCGCGCTTCCTTCAGCCGCTGAGCCGGCCGTTCGCCGACCCTTCTATCGGCATCTCTATTTCCAAGTGCTGACGGCCATCGTCGCGGGCGCCGTCATCGGGCATTTCTGGCCTAGCTTCGGCGAAGGCCTGAAGCCCCTGGGCGACGCCTTCATCAAACTGGTGAAGATGATCATCGCCCCGGTCATCTTCCTGACCATCGTCACCGGCATCGCGGGAATGAGCGACATCGGCCGTGTCGGCCGCGTGGCGGCCAAGGCCTTCGCCTATTTCCTGACCTTCTCGACCCTGGCTCTGATCCTAGGCCTGGTCATCGCCAATATCGTCCAGCCGGGCCGTGGGTTGAACATCGACCCCGCCACCCTCGATGTCGGCGCGGTCGCCAAATACTCCGAGCAGGCGCACGAGACGACCATCACCGGCTTCCTGATGGGCATCATTCCGGACACCATGGTTTCGGCCTTCTCTGAGGGCAATATTCTTCAGGTTCTGTTCGTCTCGGTTCTGTTCGGCCTGGCCCTGGCCATGGTCGGCGATGTCGGCAAGCCGGTGCTGAACTTCCTGGAATCGATCAGCCACGCCTTCTTCAAGCTGGTCGCCATACTGATGAAGGCTGCGCCCATCGGCGCCTTCGGGGCCTTCGCCTTCACCATTGGCAAGTACGGCATCGGTTCGATCGCCAATCTGGCCGCCCTGGTGGCCACCTTCTATCTGACGGCCATCGTCTTCGTGGTTGGCGTCCTGGGTCTTGTCGGCTGGGCTAACGGCTTCAACATTCTGAAGCTGATCCGGTACCTGAAGGAAGAGCTTCTGCTGGTCCTGGGCACCTCCTCTTCGGAAGCCGCCCTGCCGTCGTTGCTGACCAAGATGGAACGCGCCGGCGCGTCCAAGTCGGTGGTCGGTCTAGTCGTGCCGACCGGCTATTCGTTCAATCTGGACGGCACCAACATCTATATGACGATGGCGGCGCTGTTCATCGCTCAGGCCCTTAACATCGATCTGACGCTGGAGCAGCAGGTCCTGCTGCTGCTGGTCGCCATGCTGTCGTCCAAGGGGGCGGCCGGCATCACGGGCGCCGGATTCATCACCCTGGCGGCGACCCTGTCGGTGGTCCCCACGGTCCCGGTCGCGGGCATGGCCCTGATCCTGGGCATCGACCGTTTCATGAGCGAGTGCCGCGCCTTGACCAACTTCATCGGCAATGCGGTGGCCACCATCGTCGTCGCCCGATGGGAGGGTGAACTGGATCGGGACGCCTTGAAGGCGGCGCTGAATGGTCCGGCCCAGCCTATCGCGGCTCAGCCTGATCCCGCCGCCGGACCGGGTGACAAGGACCTGGTCACCGCCGATTGA
- a CDS encoding sensor histidine kinase, whose translation MKLSAMRTIIEKASSFVRRPWTVLVGGWLAASLLLGGVVGEAARRDAIDELERQASAGAVMHAAVLRSELEKQRAIPAILAEDPDVAGLLRSPDTGAVDRVDRKLERLAIQTRAAVIYVLDAKGLTLASSNWQAPTSFVGIRYDFRPYFTNAMRDAKGEFYALGTRSGRPGLYLSRRVDASDGTPLGVVVLKLEFDALESEWRSSGEPAWVADPGGVVLVTSVPEWRFRTTGTMDETRRRLSQIDLTLRPDALAPLPFQTPNGDRPRLVRTAVGEGRPQTWMHSKTVTATPGWTLHLLTPERGVVGTAVAGARGLALLITSLLALAAALLLRRRHQAIARARAEEEGRLELERRIRERTHELHEANLALNRQIDERRRAEAARELLRDELVQASKLAALGQIVASVAHEINQPVAAIWTHADTAVLLLERDQPDKARDALRKIGDLTRRIGAITQDLRLFSRKAAPSIDAIELEDAIQGGLQLTRGRLEEGGISLERIGGGEVRILADQFRLEQVIVNLIKNAAEAMEGQDDARLILSIERQGERVRLIFADNGPGVAPEVAGQLFTPFVTTRANGLGLGLVICRDIIASFGGELDLIPSARGATFIASLKAA comes from the coding sequence ATGAAGCTGTCCGCGATGCGCACCATTATCGAAAAAGCTTCGAGTTTTGTCCGACGCCCGTGGACGGTCTTAGTCGGCGGTTGGCTGGCGGCGAGTCTGCTTCTGGGCGGCGTCGTGGGCGAGGCCGCACGCCGTGACGCGATCGACGAGTTGGAGCGACAGGCGTCCGCCGGCGCCGTCATGCATGCGGCGGTATTGCGCAGCGAGTTGGAAAAGCAGCGCGCCATCCCCGCCATATTGGCGGAGGATCCGGATGTGGCGGGACTTCTCAGATCGCCTGACACGGGCGCCGTGGATCGCGTCGATCGCAAGCTTGAGCGCCTGGCGATCCAGACGCGCGCAGCCGTCATCTATGTGCTGGACGCCAAAGGCTTGACCCTGGCGTCCAGCAACTGGCAGGCGCCCACCAGTTTCGTCGGCATACGCTACGACTTCCGACCCTATTTCACCAACGCCATGCGCGACGCAAAGGGCGAGTTCTATGCGCTCGGCACGCGCAGCGGACGGCCCGGCCTGTATCTTTCTCGCCGTGTAGACGCGAGCGACGGAACACCCCTGGGCGTCGTGGTGCTGAAACTGGAATTCGACGCGCTGGAGTCCGAATGGCGCAGTTCTGGCGAACCCGCCTGGGTGGCCGATCCGGGCGGCGTGGTCCTGGTGACCAGCGTGCCGGAATGGCGTTTCCGCACCACGGGGACGATGGACGAAACGCGGCGCCGTCTCAGCCAGATCGATCTGACCCTGCGCCCCGACGCGCTCGCCCCCCTGCCCTTCCAGACGCCGAACGGCGATCGGCCCCGTCTCGTGCGCACAGCCGTAGGCGAAGGCCGTCCCCAAACCTGGATGCATTCCAAGACCGTGACGGCTACGCCAGGATGGACCCTGCATCTGCTGACGCCCGAGCGGGGCGTGGTCGGGACCGCCGTGGCGGGCGCGCGCGGGCTCGCCTTGCTGATCACCAGCCTGCTGGCTCTCGCCGCCGCCCTGCTGTTGCGGCGGCGTCATCAGGCCATCGCCCGCGCAAGGGCCGAAGAGGAAGGCCGGCTAGAGCTTGAACGCCGCATCCGCGAACGCACCCACGAGCTTCACGAGGCCAATCTGGCCCTGAATCGGCAAATCGATGAGCGGCGGCGCGCCGAGGCGGCGCGGGAGCTGCTGCGCGACGAACTGGTCCAGGCCAGCAAGCTGGCGGCCTTGGGCCAGATCGTCGCCAGCGTGGCCCATGAGATCAACCAGCCTGTCGCCGCCATCTGGACCCATGCGGACACCGCCGTTCTGTTGTTGGAGCGAGATCAGCCCGACAAGGCGCGTGATGCGCTTCGCAAGATCGGCGACCTGACGCGCCGGATCGGCGCCATTACTCAGGACCTGCGTCTGTTCTCGCGCAAGGCCGCGCCCAGCATCGACGCAATTGAGCTGGAAGACGCGATCCAGGGCGGACTGCAACTGACCCGCGGAAGGCTGGAGGAAGGCGGGATAAGTCTGGAGCGGATCGGCGGCGGCGAGGTTCGAATTCTCGCCGATCAATTCCGGCTGGAGCAGGTCATCGTCAACCTGATCAAAAATGCTGCGGAGGCCATGGAGGGCCAGGACGACGCCCGGCTGATCCTGTCGATCGAACGCCAGGGGGAGCGGGTGCGCCTGATCTTCGCCGACAACGGCCCAGGCGTCGCGCCCGAGGTGGCCGGCCAACTGTTCACCCCCTTCGTCACGACACGCGCCAATGGCCTGGGCCTGGGCCTGGTCATCTGCCGCGATATCATCGCCAGTTTCGGCGGCGAGCTGGACCTGATCCCCAGCGCCCGGGGTGCAACCTTTATCGCCTCGCTCAAAGCCGCCTGA
- a CDS encoding sigma-54-dependent transcriptional regulator codes for MQPFPSQTVALVEDDTDFRQALVERMTLEGLEVKAFAAAETALKSLTADFPGVVVTDLRMPGMDGRQLLTRLQVLDPTLPVIMITGHGDIADAVAAMHDGAYDFVAKPFPFERLQDSLNRALEKRGLVLENRRLAALAAGDGGHELPLAGSSRAITALRATIAQIADARMDVLIEGETGVGKEAVARALHNGGRRRLAPFVAVNCGALPDGLIESELFGHELGAFAGAMRRRVGHVERAHNGSLFLDEVESMPLGVQVKMLRVLEEREVHPIGANEPRVLDLRILASAKIDLGEAARRGDFREDLFYRLNVVRLRVPPLRERREDIPLLFAQFLRRAADRHGVEPPSVTDGVRRRLLEEDWPGNIRELAHFAERVVLGLEDRSGVEDSGLSLPDRLHRFEGELLRSALQGHRGDIVAVLEEMQIPRKTLYDKLQRHGLKPADFRN; via the coding sequence ATGCAACCCTTCCCCTCGCAAACTGTGGCTCTCGTCGAGGACGACACGGACTTCCGGCAAGCGCTGGTGGAGCGCATGACCCTGGAGGGGCTGGAGGTGAAAGCCTTCGCCGCCGCCGAGACTGCGCTGAAGTCTTTGACCGCTGATTTTCCCGGCGTGGTGGTGACCGACCTTCGTATGCCCGGCATGGACGGGCGCCAGCTTCTAACCCGGCTTCAGGTCTTGGACCCGACCCTTCCGGTCATCATGATCACGGGGCACGGCGATATCGCCGACGCGGTGGCCGCCATGCACGACGGCGCCTATGACTTTGTAGCCAAGCCGTTCCCCTTCGAACGTCTGCAGGACAGCCTGAACCGGGCCCTGGAGAAGCGCGGCCTGGTGCTTGAGAACCGGCGTCTGGCCGCCTTGGCCGCCGGCGATGGCGGGCATGAACTGCCGTTGGCCGGATCGTCGCGCGCCATCACGGCGCTGCGGGCCACCATCGCCCAGATCGCCGACGCCCGCATGGATGTGCTGATCGAAGGCGAGACCGGCGTCGGCAAGGAGGCGGTGGCCCGCGCCCTGCACAACGGCGGCCGCAGACGACTGGCGCCCTTCGTCGCCGTCAACTGCGGCGCCCTGCCCGACGGCTTGATCGAGAGCGAGCTGTTCGGCCACGAGCTGGGCGCCTTCGCCGGGGCCATGCGCCGACGGGTCGGGCATGTGGAGCGGGCGCACAACGGTTCGCTGTTTCTCGATGAGGTCGAGAGCATGCCGCTGGGGGTTCAGGTCAAGATGCTGCGGGTGCTCGAGGAGCGTGAGGTCCACCCGATCGGCGCCAACGAACCGAGGGTGCTGGACCTGCGGATCCTCGCCTCGGCCAAGATCGACCTAGGCGAGGCGGCGCGGCGCGGCGATTTCCGCGAAGACCTTTTCTACCGGCTGAATGTCGTGCGGCTGCGGGTGCCGCCGCTGCGGGAGCGTCGCGAGGATATTCCGCTGTTGTTCGCCCAGTTCCTGCGCCGCGCGGCCGACCGCCACGGCGTCGAACCGCCGAGCGTGACCGACGGCGTCCGCCGCCGTCTTCTGGAAGAAGACTGGCCCGGCAATATTCGCGAACTGGCCCATTTCGCGGAACGGGTCGTCCTGGGCCTGGAGGACCGATCCGGCGTCGAGGACTCTGGCCTCAGCCTGCCCGACCGGCTGCACCGGTTCGAGGGCGAGTTGCTGAGGAGCGCGCTTCAAGGCCATCGCGGCGATATCGTCGCGGTGCTGGAAGAAATGCAGATTCCGCGCAAGACCCTGTACGACAAGTTGCAGCGCCACGGGTTGAAGCCTGCCGACTTCCGCAACTGA
- a CDS encoding ATP-binding protein → MFRLPVFVTLVCFLWGHAVVDDASAQQNSGARSPLELAQAVERRAGATNFAALEAFGHDAMRRNDREGLQRLYHVAWIFLNQGEFDTAEMWNDRLAAAARHQGDQRYVRIAQLNGLTLRYDEGETAAADEMRRLAAMEPDWFARVHAIRIWALALMDRDQIGEGLKLLADADSLIPDKTPYAQVARAGLWEMTGMGLMKLNDLDGATAAFGQFEIDLANPDYPRPDFDAIYNLSRLSAQLGDAEQAKRLYQAHHRLTLRAGLPSLAVYDARLCAMAAEAADAPQDVLKCLEPYGEGLEVASFLAAQLLPVRAIARARMGQVAGARRDLEQIRRRAALDRFREEGRSEITHVEAEILFAEGRASEAFVKLRDHARQERIADARRFSGGIRQVTGDMQQQLMERRAQLETARANTRLQGILLAFCVIFVLSAGAALLWMWSQAKDLRVARRRAEDANRSKSEFLANMSHEIRTPLNGVVAMADALTRASLEPREREMVDVIRSSGVTLERLLSDILDSAKIEAGQIALERSIFDLGDTVRGAAALYRPKADEKGVELRVQVDPLVERAVEGDVVRLRQVLSNLISNALKFTEAGSVTVTAAVADDGRVRFTISDTGCGFDDEQKSRIFNRFQQADGSITRRFGGTGLGLAISRELVELMGGVLDCDGRPGDGAAFWFEIALAETQAETSASVAPSPAETSNANEVAFPGRILLADDHPANRKVIEIMLAGFPTELVVVEDGAQALEACRQGVFDLVLMDMQMPVMDGLTATAAIRALEIEAGRGRTPIIMLTANALADHVEAGRAAGADGHLSKPITLAGLLDGVVAALSSVELLKARVAA, encoded by the coding sequence ATGTTTAGATTACCCGTTTTTGTAACCCTCGTTTGCTTCCTTTGGGGCCATGCCGTCGTCGATGACGCATCCGCCCAGCAGAACAGCGGGGCGCGCTCGCCGCTTGAGCTGGCCCAGGCGGTCGAGCGACGGGCCGGCGCCACCAATTTCGCGGCGCTGGAAGCCTTCGGGCACGACGCGATGAGGCGCAACGACCGCGAAGGCCTACAGCGGCTCTATCATGTGGCCTGGATTTTCCTGAACCAGGGCGAGTTCGACACGGCCGAGATGTGGAACGACCGACTGGCGGCCGCCGCCCGCCATCAGGGGGACCAGCGCTACGTCCGGATCGCCCAACTGAATGGTCTGACCCTGCGCTATGACGAGGGCGAGACCGCCGCCGCCGATGAAATGCGTCGACTTGCGGCGATGGAGCCGGACTGGTTCGCCCGCGTCCACGCCATCCGAATCTGGGCCTTGGCCCTGATGGATCGCGACCAGATCGGCGAGGGATTAAAGCTGCTGGCCGACGCCGACTCCCTCATTCCCGATAAGACTCCGTATGCACAAGTGGCCCGGGCCGGCCTTTGGGAAATGACGGGCATGGGCCTGATGAAGTTGAACGACCTCGACGGGGCCACGGCCGCCTTCGGTCAGTTCGAGATCGACCTGGCCAATCCTGACTATCCACGACCCGACTTCGACGCCATCTACAATCTCTCGCGGCTTTCGGCCCAATTGGGCGATGCTGAGCAGGCGAAGCGCCTTTATCAGGCCCATCATCGGCTGACCCTGCGCGCCGGTCTTCCCAGCCTGGCGGTGTATGACGCCCGGCTGTGCGCCATGGCGGCCGAGGCCGCCGATGCGCCGCAGGATGTGCTGAAGTGTTTGGAGCCCTATGGAGAAGGCTTGGAAGTGGCTTCGTTTCTGGCGGCGCAACTCTTGCCGGTCCGCGCCATAGCTCGCGCCAGGATGGGCCAGGTCGCCGGTGCGCGCCGGGACCTGGAGCAAATCCGCCGCCGGGCCGCCCTCGACCGCTTCCGAGAGGAAGGGCGGTCGGAAATCACCCATGTGGAGGCCGAGATACTGTTCGCCGAGGGGCGGGCGTCCGAGGCCTTCGTCAAGCTTCGCGATCACGCCCGCCAGGAACGTATTGCAGACGCCCGTCGGTTCAGCGGCGGCATCCGTCAGGTCACCGGCGACATGCAACAGCAGTTGATGGAGCGGCGCGCGCAGTTGGAGACAGCGCGGGCCAACACGCGGCTGCAAGGGATATTGCTCGCCTTTTGCGTCATCTTCGTCCTGTCTGCGGGCGCCGCCCTGCTGTGGATGTGGAGCCAGGCCAAGGATCTACGCGTCGCGCGTCGACGTGCGGAAGACGCCAACCGGTCCAAGTCTGAGTTCCTGGCCAATATGAGCCACGAGATCCGCACCCCCTTGAACGGCGTGGTGGCCATGGCGGACGCCCTGACGCGCGCGTCTCTGGAACCCCGTGAACGGGAAATGGTCGATGTGATCCGGTCCTCTGGCGTGACGCTGGAGCGCCTGCTGTCCGACATTCTGGACTCCGCCAAGATCGAGGCGGGACAGATTGCACTGGAACGGTCGATCTTCGATCTGGGCGACACGGTGCGCGGCGCTGCGGCCCTGTATCGACCGAAGGCCGATGAGAAGGGCGTCGAACTGCGCGTCCAGGTCGATCCTCTTGTCGAACGCGCGGTAGAGGGGGATGTGGTCCGTCTGCGGCAGGTGCTGTCGAACCTGATCTCCAATGCGCTGAAATTTACCGAGGCTGGATCCGTCACGGTCACGGCTGCGGTCGCGGACGACGGTCGCGTGCGGTTCACCATCAGCGACACCGGCTGCGGTTTCGACGATGAGCAGAAGTCCCGCATCTTCAATCGGTTTCAGCAGGCGGACGGCTCTATCACGCGTCGGTTCGGCGGGACGGGGCTGGGGCTCGCCATCTCAAGAGAGCTGGTCGAACTGATGGGCGGCGTTCTGGATTGTGACGGCCGGCCGGGCGATGGGGCGGCCTTCTGGTTCGAGATTGCCTTGGCCGAAACGCAGGCCGAGACGTCCGCCTCCGTCGCGCCAAGTCCGGCGGAAACGTCGAACGCAAACGAGGTCGCCTTCCCAGGACGTATTCTTCTGGCCGACGATCATCCCGCCAACCGCAAAGTCATCGAGATCATGCTGGCGGGCTTCCCGACCGAACTGGTCGTGGTGGAGGACGGCGCCCAGGCGCTTGAGGCGTGCAGGCAGGGTGTGTTCGATCTGGTTTTGATGGATATGCAAATGCCGGTGATGGACGGCCTGACCGCCACCGCCGCCATTCGCGCGCTGGAAATTGAGGCCGGGCGGGGACGCACGCCGATCATCATGCTGACGGCGAACGCCTTGGCGGATCATGTGGAGGCCGGACGGGCGGCGGGCGCCGACGGCCATCTGTCCAAGCCGATCACCCTGGCCGGCCTTCTCGATGGAGTGGTTGCGGCCTTGAGTTCGGTCGAACTGCTGAAGGCCCGCGTCGCCGCCTGA
- the rpsT gene encoding 30S ribosomal protein S20: MANNPGARKAIRKIEARTEVNKARRSRVRTYLRKFQEALAGGDAAVAKTAFVEAQSELMRAVSKGVVHKNTGSRKVSRLAAQLKKLSAA, encoded by the coding sequence ATGGCTAACAACCCCGGCGCCCGCAAGGCGATCCGCAAGATCGAAGCGCGGACCGAAGTGAACAAGGCGCGTCGTTCGCGCGTCCGCACCTACCTGCGCAAGTTCCAGGAAGCCCTGGCCGGCGGCGACGCCGCTGTCGCCAAGACGGCTTTCGTGGAGGCCCAATCCGAGCTGATGCGCGCCGTCTCCAAAGGCGTCGTTCACAAGAACACCGGGTCGCGCAAAGTGTCGCGCCTGGCTGCCCAGCTGAAGAAGCTGTCGGCCGCCTGA